In the Ignisphaera sp. genome, one interval contains:
- a CDS encoding amidohydrolase has product MAGLLGGDVVDLNGATVLPGFIDSHIHLDELGLQLGMLDLRGVRSIRELKERLREFSRSVDTLWIIGFGWDQELFEERRWPTRWDLDEVVSNRPVILYRICMHVAVLNSRGLELASVSTIESPNVVRDDRGVPTGIVREDALNIVREKIEDSISVEDYKKILLKALNHLASQGVTTAGFVGCDPKVLKALTELWKERQLPIRVRVYLDFRKSWSFIDIARDVGLRSGLGDEYLKIVGVKLYADGSLGARTAWLSKPYSDDPSTSGYPATDPRDLRAAARKIHESGLQLAIHGIGDKAIDVILDIYQELPNAKAYRHRIEHASVLREDQIDRMARLGIAASVQPNFVISDWWALQRLGEERIRWLYPFKTMIEKGIAVGIGTDSPVEPANPWQTIYAAVTRGKHENVRHYKYTESQRLTIEETLHYYTYGSAYILHEEENLGTLEPGKLADFIIVDRDPLKTDEKELKDIKVLAIYVGGKHIWSKH; this is encoded by the coding sequence GTGGCTGGTTTGCTTGGCGGAGATGTTGTCGATTTGAATGGTGCAACTGTCCTGCCTGGCTTCATAGATTCTCACATCCACTTGGATGAGCTTGGTCTTCAGCTTGGCATGCTCGATCTCCGTGGTGTTAGAAGTATTAGGGAGCTTAAGGAGAGGTTGAGAGAGTTTTCAAGATCTGTTGACACTCTATGGATTATTGGATTTGGATGGGATCAAGAGCTTTTCGAGGAGAGGAGGTGGCCAACTAGATGGGATCTCGACGAGGTTGTTAGCAATAGGCCGGTTATACTCTACAGGATTTGCATGCATGTCGCTGTCCTCAACTCAAGGGGTTTGGAACTCGCAAGCGTTTCAACTATTGAGTCCCCCAATGTTGTTAGAGATGATAGGGGTGTTCCAACAGGTATTGTTAGAGAGGATGCCCTCAACATTGTTAGAGAGAAGATCGAGGACTCCATATCCGTTGAAGACTATAAAAAGATTCTTCTAAAAGCTTTAAACCACCTGGCCTCGCAAGGCGTTACAACAGCTGGCTTCGTTGGCTGCGACCCAAAGGTTTTGAAGGCCTTGACGGAGCTTTGGAAGGAGAGGCAGCTGCCGATAAGGGTTAGGGTTTATCTAGACTTTAGAAAGTCTTGGAGCTTCATAGACATTGCAAGAGATGTTGGGCTTAGGAGTGGCTTAGGAGACGAGTACCTGAAGATAGTGGGGGTCAAGCTCTATGCAGATGGCAGTTTAGGTGCTAGAACAGCATGGCTATCAAAACCCTATTCAGATGACCCCTCGACCAGCGGCTATCCAGCAACGGATCCAAGGGATCTTAGAGCAGCTGCGAGAAAAATCCATGAGTCTGGTCTTCAGCTGGCCATCCACGGCATCGGCGACAAGGCTATAGATGTCATTCTAGATATATACCAGGAGCTTCCAAATGCTAAGGCATATAGACATAGAATCGAGCATGCATCTGTTCTTAGAGAAGACCAAATAGATAGGATGGCTAGGCTGGGGATTGCAGCATCTGTTCAGCCGAACTTTGTCATATCTGATTGGTGGGCTTTGCAGAGGCTAGGTGAGGAGAGGATAAGATGGCTATACCCATTCAAGACAATGATTGAAAAAGGAATTGCTGTGGGCATTGGGACAGACAGTCCAGTTGAGCCGGCAAACCCATGGCAGACGATATATGCAGCGGTTACAAGAGGGAAACACGAAAACGTTAGACACTATAAGTACACAGAAAGCCAGAGGCTAACAATTGAAGAGACCCTCCATTACTACACATATGGCTCTGCATACATACTACACGAAGAGGAGAATCTGGGTACTCTAGAGCCAGGGAAGCTAGCAGATTTCATAATCGTTGACAGAGACCCTCTGAAAACAGATGAGAAGGAGTTGAAGGACATAAAGGTTCTAGCCATATACGTTGGAGGAAAGCATATATGGAGCAAACATTAG
- a CDS encoding ABC transporter ATP-binding protein has protein sequence MSTLFRSRSSGDSCNPVVRVDDLWFGYGEEYVLKGISLQIRKRELVLVLGPNGSGKSTFLKVLAGILKPVRGHVSLCGRDITSLSDTDLVRLIGYVHQNPWLYMFNPKVFDEISFVAKNLGIDHNTITKNVLDIATRLDIIDLLDRSPFSLSEGEARRVVLASALIHEPPLLLLDEPTAGLDYGLKKRFIDIINKLNDLLETAIVIATHDTDIITMLPRAKLIILNEGRIVFKGSIEDALDNPSIFTENSLVIPTEVELAKRLGIRWDRAADLDDLLLELDRLRKALCR, from the coding sequence GTGTCAACTCTGTTCAGGTCGAGGAGCTCTGGAGACAGTTGTAATCCTGTGGTCCGTGTTGACGATCTGTGGTTTGGATATGGAGAAGAATATGTTTTGAAGGGTATATCCCTACAGATTCGAAAAAGAGAGCTTGTATTGGTTCTAGGCCCCAACGGCTCAGGCAAATCAACATTTTTGAAGGTATTGGCAGGTATACTAAAACCTGTTAGGGGCCATGTATCCCTATGTGGCAGGGATATTACCAGTTTATCTGATACAGATCTAGTGAGGCTTATTGGATATGTGCATCAAAATCCGTGGCTATACATGTTCAACCCAAAGGTCTTTGACGAGATAAGCTTTGTTGCTAAGAACCTGGGTATAGACCATAACACAATAACTAAAAATGTTTTGGATATAGCCACAAGGCTGGATATCATCGACTTGCTAGATAGATCACCATTTAGCTTGAGTGAGGGAGAGGCAAGAAGGGTTGTCTTAGCCTCGGCTCTAATACACGAACCCCCCCTCCTTTTATTGGATGAGCCAACAGCAGGCCTTGACTACGGCCTTAAAAAGAGATTCATAGACATAATCAATAAGCTAAACGATCTACTGGAAACGGCAATTGTTATTGCAACCCACGACACTGATATAATCACTATGTTGCCAAGGGCTAAACTGATAATTCTCAACGAAGGCAGGATCGTTTTCAAAGGTTCTATAGAAGATGCCTTAGATAATCCAAGTATTTTTACCGAAAACAGTTTGGTGATACCAACAGAGGTGGAGCTGGCTAAACGGCTAGGGATTCGTTGGGACAGGGCCGCAGATTTAGATGATCTGCTACTTGAATTAGACAGGTTGAGGAAGGCTCTATGTCGTTAA
- a CDS encoding energy-coupling factor transporter transmembrane component T: MSLTSIYLRNLSQIFLFYSEKSLLGKLHPLTKAVLMFAGIAIAFICNKLVVLLFTLATFLLMALLSISVKRVVSLITSLMIFISPMILFSYIYSIFRSMSTASLIELSISLATAIVRLLIMSLAFYIFFITTKPQSIARILSRIGIPYKYGYGFVIALRFLSVIASDLIEILHIQKTRGLFIKRNFLGSLRSSFAIFVPLIISALNRVDEVTIALEVKGFGLGGKRGYLYSETFGFRDSIAVLLCFAGLAMAIHFCI, from the coding sequence ATGTCGTTAACAAGCATCTACCTGAGGAACTTATCCCAAATTTTTCTGTTCTATTCGGAAAAGAGTCTTCTGGGCAAGCTCCACCCCTTGACAAAAGCAGTTTTAATGTTTGCAGGTATAGCCATAGCCTTTATATGCAACAAGCTAGTTGTGTTGCTGTTTACACTAGCAACTTTTCTTTTAATGGCATTGTTGTCGATTAGTGTAAAGAGGGTGGTTTCTCTAATCACCTCTCTAATGATTTTCATATCGCCGATGATTCTATTCTCATACATCTACTCGATATTTAGATCCATGTCAACAGCATCACTAATAGAATTGTCTATCTCGTTAGCCACAGCCATAGTTAGACTGCTGATAATGTCCCTAGCTTTCTACATATTCTTCATAACAACTAAGCCCCAGTCCATCGCACGTATTCTAAGCAGGATCGGGATTCCATATAAGTATGGCTATGGGTTTGTTATAGCTCTTCGATTTCTATCGGTAATAGCCAGTGACCTGATTGAGATACTGCATATTCAGAAGACGAGAGGGCTTTTCATCAAAAGAAACTTTCTTGGCAGTCTCAGAAGCTCTTTCGCGATTTTTGTCCCGCTGATAATATCGGCGTTGAATAGAGTTGATGAAGTTACTATAGCGCTTGAGGTAAAAGGCTTTGGGTTAGGTGGCAAGAGGGGCTACCTGTATTCAGAGACCTTTGGGTTTAGAGATTCGATTGCTGTGCTTTTGTGTTTCGCCGGACTGGCTATGGCTATTCATTTCTGCATATAA
- a CDS encoding ABC transporter ATP-binding protein, whose translation MYLGIGVAIEAEVLHVMAACVEVSNLSVEALNGFKILENISLSIDCGDFVVVSGPSGGGKSTLLKVLLGIRDVLESLRVAGDARVLDVDVLKHGFNKLFGRVGVVLQNPVNQVFSLTVEEEVAFPLENAGLEADEIRRRVDEALEVMELDSLRNRFVSTLSMGQIQRVVLASVIALRPELLILDEPCSYLDPMTKKKFYEYVYSYWRDRKATVVVVEHDLDYVLGFATKLLILNRKVVAYGPPLKVLGETNIGDYGVKEPIYIKISKQFNKVARNVEESIEYLKSVICRNE comes from the coding sequence ATGTATTTAGGCATAGGAGTAGCAATAGAAGCTGAGGTTTTGCATGTTATGGCAGCTTGTGTAGAGGTGTCTAACCTATCTGTTGAGGCTCTAAATGGATTTAAGATTTTAGAAAACATTTCTCTATCTATAGATTGTGGGGATTTCGTCGTTGTCTCTGGCCCTAGCGGTGGGGGCAAATCAACATTGCTGAAGGTTTTGCTTGGTATTAGAGATGTTTTAGAAAGTCTGCGGGTGGCGGGCGATGCCAGGGTTTTAGATGTGGATGTTCTGAAGCATGGTTTTAACAAGCTTTTTGGAAGGGTTGGTGTTGTTCTTCAAAATCCTGTTAACCAAGTATTCTCGCTTACAGTTGAAGAGGAGGTGGCGTTTCCTTTAGAGAACGCTGGTCTGGAGGCTGATGAGATTCGTAGAAGAGTTGACGAGGCTCTGGAGGTTATGGAGTTGGATAGTCTGAGGAATAGATTTGTTAGCACGCTTTCGATGGGGCAGATCCAGAGGGTTGTGTTAGCATCTGTAATAGCGTTGAGACCAGAGCTACTTATCCTCGACGAGCCATGCTCATATCTTGACCCTATGACGAAGAAGAAGTTCTACGAGTATGTCTACAGCTATTGGAGAGATAGAAAAGCAACTGTAGTTGTTGTCGAGCACGATCTTGACTATGTGCTGGGCTTTGCAACAAAGCTTCTAATACTCAATAGAAAAGTGGTTGCCTATGGGCCTCCTCTAAAGGTTTTGGGTGAGACTAATATAGGGGACTACGGAGTTAAGGAGCCTATCTACATCAAAATATCTAAACAGTTCAACAAAGTTGCCAGAAATGTTGAGGAGTCTATTGAATATCTAAAGAGCGTTATATGCAGAAATGAATAG